CATTTGATGAATATATTTGTATGTTTCTAACTGTAATACATTACATGCAGCAAATAAGACAAGACCACAAGCTGTTGCAAAGCCTGAGGCGCCCAAGGAAGCACTCCCCATTGAAGTTCCTCCCTTGTCTGTGGAAGAGGTTGAAGAAAAGACTGACAATTTCGGATCAAAGTCGCTCATTGGTGAGGGATCTTATGGAAGGGTGTATTATGCTACTCTTAGTGATGGTAAAGCTGTTGCTTTGAAGAAACTCGATGTTGCCCCTGAAGCTGAAACAAACACCGAGTTCTTGAGTCAGGTTAGTTTCAATCTCTCTTCCTCCTTTGTCTTTAGGGAAGATTTGTCTTTATATCATCTTGGTTGCTTCTCCCTTAGGTTTCAATGGTTTCAAGACTGAAGCATGACAACTTCATTCAGCTGGTGGGTTATTGCGTCGATGAGAACCTCCGTGTTCTTGCTTACGAGTTTGCAACGATGGGATCACTCCACGACGTCCTACACGGTAGGAAGGGAGTTCAAGGCGCGCAGCCAGGTCCAACGCTCGACTGGATAACGAGGGTGAAGATAGCCGTTGAGGCGGCTAGGGGTTTAGAATACCTTCACGAGAAGGTTCAGCCTCCTGTAATACACAGAGACGTGAGATCTAGCAACGTGCTTCTCTTTGAAGACTATCAAGCGAAAGTTGCTGATTTTAATCTCTCGAATCAAGCTCCTGATAATGCTGCTCGTCTTCACTCTACAAGAGTCTTGGGCACCTTTGGCTATCACGCTCCAGAGTAATTAACGTTCTTTTAAAACCTTACAAGTTCTATATGAACGAAGCAGCTAAAGACGTGCGTGTTTCTGTTTGCAGATATGCTATGACTGGACAGTTGACACAGAAGAGTGATGTGTATAGCTTTGGGGTTGTGCTTCTTGAGCTTTTGACAGGGAGGAAACCTGTGGATCACACAATGCCACGTGGCCAACAGAGTCTTGTAACCTGGGTACGTGTATCATCTGTGCCCTCTCCCCAAACCTGTTTCCTGCTCTGTTTTAATCTCCTGTCTTGTAAGTTAATAGTTTGCCGTTTATTTATTCAGGCTACACCGAGACTAAGTGAAGACAAAGTGAAGCAGTGTGTTGATCCAAAGCTAAAAGGAGAGTATCCTCCTAAATCAGTAGCTAAGGTACTATCGAAGGATCTCAAATATATCTGAATAATTGGATGATAATAAACTCAGTTTCCATCTGTAATGTGGGCAATGCAGCTAGCAGCGGTGGCGGCATTGTGTGTGCAATATGAATCAGAGTTTAGACCGAATATGAGTATCGTTGTGAAAGCTTTGCAGCCACTTCTCAAACCTCCAGCGCCGGCCCCTGTACCTGAGTCTTGAGTTTTTGCGTTGTTGGATTCTTTCTTTGTTCATACAAAGTTTAGTTTGTATTTTGGTTGGTGTGAAAGGGAGGGATACTTTGATATTTTGCACTTGTTTTATGTCTGGATTGGAGCAACAAAAGATGTATTGCGTTTGCTGTTCTTTTGACATTTCCTTAGggatttatttgaatatttggtCTCATTTGGTCTCTTGACTATACATTGACACCTCTTTTCAAGGTTAATCTGATTCTCTTGTGGCATTTACAGAGTCAAACACAGTGGCTAACAAGTTGTGTTCAGTGCAtgttctgattctgattctaCCTTCTAAAGTGCATGTTCCACGATAGAGTCTATTTCtataataatatgttatttgaactGTATAACAATTGAACATTACGACACTATTGTGCTAGCTGGagagagattaaaaaaaatcagtttggaTTTGTAAGGATGAGTAAGTGGTCTAATGAAACAGATGTAACACATGGTTTAATATATGTCGACGACACACTGATTAAAGCAGACAGACAGAAGTAATAAAGAATGCTGTAATAGTACCAGTTTGTTCCTGGCCATCGCTGTCATCAAAAAAGCAATAATAATAGTggctttgaaaaaaaattttctttcgAATACAAGAGAGAGTTAAAGGGAGATATATGAAGTTTTGTACCATGTCATGGACTCATGTTTGGTAAGGACAAGGTTTAAGAGACCAAAACTTAAGTCTGTATTGTTTCATTGCATCAGGATTTACGCATAGTGGAGACCGTCAAACTATCACTAGTAAAATCGTGAGGACAGTAGTGTGCCAGTCCATGTCATCTCACCCTACCTATTGATGTCTAGACTACATGAAATAAATCACATCCTCgatgaacatatatatacacaaggAGGTGGATAAAAGAGAACGAAAGAAAGTAACATTTTATCTTTGATGTGCCCATGTGTTGTTCTTCTTTAAgagctaaaaaaaaaaccatatacATCTtctcaaaagaggtgattactccataataataaaaacatctaTAGCGTGGAAGAAACCTCCAAGACTGATCACGTCCAAGGAGTTGGAATCTAAAAATTATCAACCCCACTAAAAGTTATAAAGCTCATTAAAACAAGTAATACAAATATCATAGGCATCGgaactgaattttaaaaaaaaaacgaaccatCTTTACAAATAAGCGTGGCGGTTCTTATATCTTTGGAACAGAAAGACCGAAACCAAAAAATCGGAAAATCGAAGCGGAATCGAACCAAAAATCGTACACCCAAACCTAGTTTAAGCATTGGAGAACACGATATGAGGCACAATGTCAGTTTTCTTAGTTCACCACTCTGGTCTCTCCTTTTCTAGGGGGAGTTGTGACCTAAGAACAAAGATACCACAATTTTGTACTTGTTATAAACCAGCTTCATATTTTAATGAAGTTcacatatttaacaaaaaaaggcAACCACAATATCAATATTCTACTTGAACTGTAACAAATTCTCTAGAGTTTTCATCAATTTAAGTTCTAAGCCAAATTAAAAGATACACACCTCAAATTTGAACAAACTCTCTAGTGTTCTCATCAATTTAGTCGTGACAGTTATATATTTCACAAATAGGCTCACTAATTATTTTTGACTCATGCAATCGTAtctttcataaatatttatacataaattcaAACTAATCTGTAatatttgaaacaatctattcaatgaaaaaaatataccgtaaatttattatatttaaaaaattgatagacacatatatagacacatatatattataatatatatcaatttagaattgaaaacaaaatgtttatataaaaataaatgaaaacaaaaattcgcGCGGTTGCGCGAGTCGAGATCTAGTAACATACTTTAAAACTGTGAGTGCGGtgctatttctttttcttaggCCTTATGCTTCAATAATCTTTCACCAGAAATTCTCACAAAACTATTACTATTTAATTAGTGAGTCTTTTCAAAATATTGAGAGACTCATGCAGGGCCGGACCTGATAATTTTTTGctcaaaagcaaaaaaataaaaaattggcccataatttgaataaaacatgaaaatatcaaaaaaaatgttttcatgtTATTCGAATCCAGAGCCCCTGATCAGTAATATAGATAACATTTATCACTAAAACTAGAGAAgaacttcaattttttttgcccccaaaattaatattttttgttggcCCCAAACCATGATCAATTTGGTATCAAGCACGGCCATGGATTAACTATTAAATTTCTTAAACAGAAATtctaatcaaaattttgagaGATTTTACTATTAAATTTTGTAAGAGACTCTACTTGAAAGATTCTCAATACAGATTTCCATAAATTGGTTCAAGTAAGATAAGAGTTGATTAACTAGTATCAAAGTTacatgataaaatatttttttcccgtTTTCAGCTTCCTCATCTTTAAAATAATCCCCCTAGGTTATGTTTCAGTCggtaaaaatatgtttataatttttaaacagACCACTATTTCACCCAATACCATTTGGATGCTGTTGGCAAACTGAATTTTTCTATCcccaaatattttgattttgcgtTTACAAccttttcaaacaaaaaaaatattgtgttttatCTTTTAGATTCACAAGGGAAGTTTGAATATATGGAAAAACATTTAGTTACTAATTTTAATGTTAGTTGATTTACTTTAACTTGCTCAATGTCAATATACTCAAATGAGGTTAGCTTAACGGGCTAGAGGGTGTGCTACAGAAAGATATGATTTATGTTTGTAGGCCCGCCGCAAATATTATCAATGCTTTCTTTGGTTGGAACAAATTGATTGCGTATCAAAGATCCTAAGTTTTTGGttataaagaaaacataaaacaaaagaacCCATTTCTAATTGAATAACTATGACTCAATATTCCATATGAATTATTCCAATGAAAGTAGCCAACATATAGAGTGGAAAGACTATGACACGAGCTTTAGGGTTTTATGCTTTTATCCCAAAAGCTATAATGCAGAGAGTAGATATGAGGTCATAATATGTTTTGACACACATATGTATGTAGATATTGTATACATAGACAAAGGTACGAGAAGGCGCATGGCGAGGCAACGTAAGAGTGTGCATGAACTGTTCCCTCCACGTGAAAAACGCGAGCTGCGACCAACTTCCATGAGGTTGGCTCATGTGTGGGCCATCATGCGCCACGTTGTACAAAGCTGTGGTGATAAGCGTGGCCATGTCACACTTTGCCCTCTCTTAGCTTTTCACAAAGGGCAAATtaagaaattaacaaaaaaaaaatgtcagagAGATGGAAAGAACATAAAGTTCcactataatatttattttttatatttcacttcTCGATTATGTGTCTAAACATGTTTATAATCAATTTAATGTGGTGCGGCTGGTGCCTTGATTATGCATTTTCATTAGGTTTATTTTGTCCACAAAATATGTTTATGACTACAGACACACATTTATGTCCGTCTAAGGTTCTGAATGTTCACCAACCGCATTTCACCACATTGCagttaataataacaaaaaatgtttACAGCTGTTGTGCATATTTTCATCAGGATCCTAAGTAATTAAAGATGTGTAAGATAATTGGTAATCTATGATGCAATAATATTGTATCtttttgatatatttgtttatCACTTTACACTAGTTTTCTCTAGATCCGTCAGATCATATTTCCGTAAACCGTGAAACGTTTTCATGTCAATGCAAAACTGTCAATGAATAGATACAACAATCTAACAAATTATTACTTTTATAGTTTAGTAGATCTTACCTTCTTGATATAAAATTCCAAATAATAATTAGATTGGACATTACCAGAATCTCGTAATCACGTgtgaatatatttgtttttaaatcgTTCAAATATAACCCCACAAAATGCCCCGGTGTCGCTGTTGATTTATTATTCTTGAGAGTTGAGAATATATGAAAGATGAAACACATGGTAAACCTAGAAGTGCTATAAATTGAGGGAAGCTCTCTATCTGCAACCATTACTAAagagctacaaaaaaaaaaagaaacacacaaaatccTTACTTAAAAATGGCAGTGATGAGTCACGACAAAGCAAAAGGCAGGCTATACGAGTCAGCTCACACACGGCCAATTCCTTATAACTCAAAAATTGTTGGCCAAGAGAACGGCGGAGACGATGACGATGACGACAGTGACGTGGCTCCGGCGGCTTGATCTTCCGCACTGACAGTTAAATAAGTAGTAATTGTGCTTCTTATCTTAgaaacacacacaacacaaatatatataagcTTAGCTGAGCTGCTGAAGCACTAGATCGTGCCTGTATTTATCCATGTCGCAAGCAAGGTTTAGTATTTATTAGATAAACAACATTTTTGACTTTGGAGTGTTGAGAGACTTAGCTAGATTTAagtaataatattatgtatCGGTGACTATTACTTATGAATcatgaaataataatattacattgTGTACACAAGATTTCtgtcattatatatatacacatataaatatatatgtgtgtgtaatacaatcttatctTCCTTCTGCTCATCCTTTTTGTCGCCTCTCTAACTCGTAGGACCACTTACAGcaaattttagtaaattaatatatatgattcaAATGTGAGGTATATATAAGAAATGAGTTTATTGGGTGCATAGCTGATGCAGCGTAGAATTAGGATAATtaccatttatttttattatctttattttagtttttttttattttaattaagattagggttttcatagtttttatgttttcatatatatatatatgctttattcagtttttgattaattaataaaaattaaaagttttctCTTTATTACTTGTTTTCGATAGATCGGtgatctcaacgaatttaagaaAACTTGGTTTATTCGCGGACTTTAAGACTAAACGAATA
The window above is part of the Brassica napus cultivar Da-Ae chromosome C3, Da-Ae, whole genome shotgun sequence genome. Proteins encoded here:
- the LOC106387859 gene encoding PTI1-like tyrosine-protein kinase 2, whose protein sequence is MPRWICCGGHRSGDSDISNDEKHLKTQWQQPDANKTRPQAVAKPEAPKEALPIEVPPLSVEEVEEKTDNFGSKSLIGEGSYGRVYYATLSDGKAVALKKLDVAPEAETNTEFLSQVSMVSRLKHDNFIQLVGYCVDENLRVLAYEFATMGSLHDVLHGRKGVQGAQPGPTLDWITRVKIAVEAARGLEYLHEKVQPPVIHRDVRSSNVLLFEDYQAKVADFNLSNQAPDNAARLHSTRVLGTFGYHAPEYAMTGQLTQKSDVYSFGVVLLELLTGRKPVDHTMPRGQQSLVTWATPRLSEDKVKQCVDPKLKGEYPPKSVAKLAAVAALCVQYESEFRPNMSIVVKALQPLLKPPAPAPVPES
- the LOC106402815 gene encoding uncharacterized protein LOC106402815, producing the protein MAVMSHDKAKGRLYESAHTRPIPYNSKIVGQENGGDDDDDDSDVAPAA